The following are encoded together in the Trichomycterus rosablanca isolate fTriRos1 chromosome 19, fTriRos1.hap1, whole genome shotgun sequence genome:
- the ccdc30 gene encoding coiled-coil domain-containing protein 30, which translates to MYCSFVLLVKEKAELHELCMRLEKDGLSPEASVDKRQCHLWRLLQRSECSLASTTEELQTLRAQQASEMREVENYVEHIRNMLEQRECLTADYERENEELRTELAQLKHQQECQYKEVMEMLEQEGLAEISHSSSSEQVAYLLVERVTLLERLEAAERKLDTQTLTGNLREVHLQEELDHIRHTLELELRQQREMMQLTKESFNKGKETTARSPWRKLFGVHTATRKAQSLFPAHSEELEQERTERKKLERDLEEASHRLSMAHEEIRRLTDELDLARKTQQVCGSDLQTTGKEVARLKEEVEQLKKCDMAELQKAKDHNERLDKEIWALRDRVRSLDAERKTLLKMIENFKIHNSDGGELETENGPTRSVQVNGNDNPGLFGTPLNNEQDQLHKRCLRESEDKDCRLRELERRLQKQQHQHEELVERNEELEALLGEAQNKAKEERERYECEVESLQRKIQNLELELNRKSTPRPVEKSDLTKETALELKDGIQERVTYLERRLAEEKDWRKRLEVDLSVAQSSLKKEKQASVREHEELKKLRIEVQNLQAVCQQEKALNQSLKQVKAEKGILEEKVAQLERAQTRLENELLHQTEGSKVQGDLRNSMEEVTKLNALVAQLQSQLSKLEKEHSTLRDETVEKRRQAMELQTELSIQAQGRLQAESQTEQLGLELQLMKEQLHTARQNRPSDSNPKPSAEKNKELHQVTCTSSELRKLYVNLDEGGLLAAQHQLALQAQISEAQARVKTQDSVLQQKGEENKQLKQDLQRTQHLFTSAERELRYEREKNLDLKRHNALLDQEKIKLCAELKQAQTKLSQLEVCAAAHAADLEKLQQKARDLELELARNSQNRASSSSLKEELSAERARVLAADKKVLEIQQQLKNAMHQLRLEEAKAEETSKIERDTRDMSDNLSTLRAKLQEEKLQRKLVEQREEELQQQVRALRMKEASLNRANCELTHRKQETETRLQVLENELSSTREELRLSQKNCHKVEEQLISSQQEIERLQEELKNILQQLDTNIRRYNEKHSLHKAKMHRAKQHFLKVTTQQDLRIQKLESDLAIAMSLSEKEKDWIQTVTEENDQLLLERRELLIRMSEAEEMGSSGMRTATDTQQRLKFLEMENKQLQEKTLNLANQIGVLERALRNLQLVCSREEVTKLFSAGTSPDGLLQMSTSSPKLGLCDSWGLLDVIRWVKVGENVKSLESSLSLPTSQASEIGYLNVSPSVTPNATLKLEENCSMSNKDA; encoded by the exons ATGTATTGTTCCTTTGTCCTACTTGTCAAGGAAAAAGCTGAGCTGCACGAGCTCTGCATGCGCTTGGAAAAGGATGGTCTGTCCCCCGAGGCCTCTGTAGACAAGCGTCAGTGCCACTTGTGGCGTCTGCTCCAGCGCAGTGAGTGCAGTCTTGCGTCGACCACGGAGGAGCTGCAGACTCTGCGTGCACAGCAGGCCAGCGAGATGAGAGAG GTGGAGAATTATGTGGAGCACATTCGAAACATGTTGGAGCAGCGAGAGTGTCTGACAGCTGATTATGAACGTGAGAACGAGGAGCTCCGCACTGAGCTTGCACAGTTGAAGCACCAGCAAG AGTGCCAGTATAAGGAGGTGATGGAGATGCTGGAGCAGGAAGGCCTTGCTGAGATCAGTCACAGCAGCTCAAGCGAGCAGGTGGCTTATCTCCTGGTGGAGAGAGTAACGCTGCTGGAGAGGCTGGAAGCTGCCGAAAGGAAACTTGATACACAGACCCTTACAGGGAACCTTAGGGAGGTCCATCTACAG GAGGAGCTGGACCACATCAGACATACACTAGAGCTGGAGCTCAGACAGCAAAGGGAAATGATGCAGCTCACCAAAGAAAGTTTCAACAAG GGAAAAGAAACCACTGCTCGAAGCCCCTGGAGGAAGCTTTTTGGTGTGCACACAGCTACACGAAAGGCACAGAGCCTTTTCCCT GCTCACAGTGAGGAGCTGGAGCAGGAGCGCACAGAGAGAAAGAAGCTAGAGAGGGACCTGGAGGAGGCTTCTCACAGGCTGAGTATGGCTCATGAGGAGATCCGCCGCCTCACTGATGAGTTAGATCTGGCTCGGAAAACCCAGCAAGTTTGTG GGTCTGACCTGCAAACAACAGGAAAGGAAGTGGCTAGACTAAAAGAAGAAGTAGAGCAACTCAAAAAGTGTG ATATGGCAGAGTTACAAAAGGCCAAGGATCATAATGAGAGACTGGACAAAGAGATCTGGGCACTAAGGGACAGAGTACGCTCGTTAGACGCTGAGAGAAAGACTCTTTTGAAAATG ATCGAAAACTTTAAAATACATAACAGCGATGGAGGCGAACTTGAGACAGAAAACGGTCCCACTCGGTCTGTCCAG GTTAATGGAAATGACAATCCTGGACTGTTTGGTACACCGTTAAATAATGAACAAGATCAACTCCATAAAAG GTGTCTGAGGGAGTCTGAAGATAAAGATTGCCGTCTCCGGGAGCTGGAAAGAAGGCTGCAGAAGCAGCAGCATCAACATGAGGAGCTGGTGGAGAGGAACGAGGAGCTGGAGGCTTTACTGGGGGAGGCACAGAACAAAGCTAAAGAGGAGAGGGAACGCTACGAGTGTGAAGTGGAAAGCTTGCAAAGAAAG ATTCAAAATCTGGAGCTAGAACTGAATAGGAAAAGCACACCAAGACCTGTAGAGAAGAGTGATCTGACAAAAGAGACTGCTTTAGAG CTAAAGGATGGTATTCAAGAGAGGGTGACATATCTTGAGAGGCGACTTGCTGAGGAGAAGGACTGGAGAAAACGTCTAGAGGTTGACTTATCAGTGGCCCAGTCATCTCTCAAAAAAGAGAAACAG GCTTCAGTCAGAGAGCATGAAGAGCTGAAGAAACTGCGTATAGAGGTGCAAAACCTACAAGCTGTGTGTCAGCAAGAAAAAGCCCTCAACCAGAGCCTCAAACAGGTTAAGGCAGAAAAGGGGATTTTGGAAGAAAAG GTGGCCCAGTTGGAGCGTGCTCAGACACGACTTGAGAATGAACTGCTACATCAGACAGAGGGCAGCAAAGTACAGGGGGACCTGCGAAATAGCATGGAGGAGGTGACCAAGCTCAACGCTTTAGTTGCACAGCTGCAATCACAGCTGTCTAAACTAGAAAAGGAGCACAGCACACTGAG agatgAGACTGTGGAGAAACGCAGGCAGGCGATGGAGCTGCAGACTGAGCTGAGTATCCAAGCTCAGGGGCGACTCCAGGCTGAGAGTCAAACGGAGCAGCTCGGTCTGGAACTACAGCTTATGAAAGAACAGCTTCACACCGCCAGGCAGAACAGGCCCTCTGACTCTAATCCCAAACCTTCTGCTGAAAAGAACAAGGAGCTGCACCAG GTGACATGTACAAGTTCAGAGTTAAGGAAGCTTTATGTCAACCTGGATGAAGGAGGACTTTTGGCTGCTCAGCACCAGCTGGCCTTGCAGGCCCAGATTAGTGAAGCCCAGGCCAGGGTCAAG ACTCAAGACTCAGTCCTGCAGCAAAAGGGAGAGGAAAACAAGCAGCTAAAGCAGGACTTGCAAAGGACTCAGCATCTCTTCACTTCAGCTGAACGAGAACTGCGCTACGAGAGGGAGAAAAATCTTGACCTCAAAAGACATAATGCACTTTTGGACCAAGAGAAAATCAAG CTGTGTGCAGAGCTGAAGCAGGCTCAGACCAAACTATCACAGCTGGAGGTGTGTGCAGCAGCTCACGCAGCAGATCTGGAGAAGCTACAACAGAAAGCAAGAGATCTAGAACTGGAGCTAGCCAGGAACAGCCAAAACAGAGCGAGCAGCAGCAGTCTTAAAGAGGAGCTCAGTGCAGAAAGAGCACGTGTTCTTGCTGCTGACAAGAAG GTTTTGGAGATTCAGCAGCAGTTGAAGAATGCTATGCATCAGTTGCGTCTGGAGGAGGCCAAAGCCGAAGAGACCAGTAAGATCGAGAGAGACACCAGAGACATGTCCGATAACCTGTCTACGCTCCGAGCCAAACTGCAGGAGGAAAAACTCCAAAG GAAGTTAGTGGAGCAGAGGGAGGAAGAACTGCAGCAACAAGTGCGTGCCCTACGAATGAAGGAGGCCAGTCTGAACCGTGCTAACTGTGAGCTCACACACCGAAAGCAAGAGACAGAGACTCGGCTGCAGGTTTTAGAGAACGAGCTGAGCTCCACCAGGGAGGAG CTGAGGCTCAGTCAGAAGAATTGCCACAAGGTGGAGGAGCAGCTCATATCCTCTCAGCAGGAGATCGAAAGATTGCAGGAGGAGTTAAAAAATATCCTTCAGCAGCTTGATACAAACATCAG GCGATACAATGAAAAACACTCGCTTCATAAAGCCAAGATGCACAGAGCAAAGCAGCACTTCTTGAAGGTGACCACCCAACAGGACCTGAGAATCCAGAAGCTGGAGAGTGATCTAGCAATTGCAATGAGCCTCTCGGAGAAA GAAAAAGACTGGATTCAGACGGTAACTGAGGAGAATGACCAGCTCCTGCTGGAGAGGCGTGAGTTGCTAATAAGGATGAGTGAAGCTGAGGAGATGGGCAGCTCTGGAATGAGAACagctacagacacacagcagaG GTTGAAGTTCTTGGAGATGGAGAATAAGCAGCTTCAGGAAAAAACCCTAAATCTTGCCAATCAAATTGGAGTTTTAGAACGTGCACTGAGGAATCTTCAGTTAGTGTGTAGTCGtgag GAGGTAACAAAACTCTTTTCAGCTGGAACTTCTCCTGATGGCCTGTTACAGATGTCAACTTCAAG TCCGAAGCTGGGGCTGTGCGACTCGTGGGGACTGTTGGACGTCATCCGCTGGGTCAAAGTGGGCGAAAATGTCAAAAGTTTGGAGTCGTCTCTCTCTTTGCCAACCTCCCAGGCCTCGGAGATCGGGTACCTAAACGTGAGCCCCTCCGTGACTCCCAATGCCACCCTTAAACTGGAGGAGAATTGCAGCATGTCCAACAAAGATGCCTAA
- the usp21 gene encoding ubiquitin carboxyl-terminal hydrolase 21, with protein sequence MPRAASTLMDTSYQALCRSLVTQNKSVDISQSVLYTSFMGLLLVADKEKDLTLGNGQVGLCNAGNICFLNAIVQCLSHTQGLRDYCLAKTYLRDMYHSQEPVLMNEFTKVLEGLWNTDGGTITVNPDKFYCIFKEAVPFFSGYSQQDAQEFLRFLLDRLHTEINRRPLQCPSVTTNPEPSYKQFRLSEEASAMWRKHLDRDDSIIVDLFSGQLRSSLHCSVCSHYSNTFDVFCDLSLPIPKVKYSFIIYVTLKECLDLFSQEEKLDKENSPMCGRCNRRTESTKSLTIQRFPKILVIHFKRFTTSRYSIRKSTVPVLFPVTNLDMGPFGPIDSGPVLYDLYTLCNHTGTVNLGHYTAACQEEVGWCNYNDSCVTRICEDQLQSSQAYLLFYQLKNSTVSRK encoded by the exons ATGCCAAGAGCTGCCTCTACTCTGATGGACACCTCATACCAGGCCCTGTGCCGCTCACTGGTCACCCAAAATAAAAGTGTAGACATCTCACAGTCTGTGCTTTACACCTCTTTCATGGGCTTGTTGCTGGTGGCTGACAAGGAG AAAGACCTTACATTGGGCAATGGACAGGTTGGACTGTGTAATGCAGGGAATATA TGCTTTCTGAATGCAATTGTGCAGTGTCTTTCACACACTCAAGGCCTTAGAGACTACTGTCTGGCTAAAACGTACCTCCGGGACATGTACCACAGTCAGGAACCAGTGCTGATGAACG AATTCACAAAAGTTTTGGAAGGTCTGTGGAACACTGATGGAGGAACGATTACAGTGAATCCTGATAAATTCTACTGTATCTTTAAAGAAGCAGTGCCTTTCTTCAGTGGATACAG TCAGCAGGATGCTCAGGAGTTCTTGCGTTTTCTTTTGGACCGGTTGCATACAGAAATTAACCGCAGACCCCTACAGTGCCCCAGCGTAACTACTAATCCTGAGCCCAGCTATAAGCAATTCAG GCTTTCAGAGGAAGCTTCTGCTATGTGGAGAAAACATCTAGACAGAGATGACAGTATAATTGTAG ATTTGTTTTCTGGACAGCTTCGCAGTTCTCTACACTGCTCTGTCTGCTCCCACTACTCCAACACTTTTGATGTGTTCTGTGATCTGTCACTGCCTATCCCAAAGGTGAAgtacagttttattattta CGTGACCTTGAAGGAATGTTTGGATCTGTTCTCCCAGGAAGAAAAACTTGACAAAGAAAATTCACCT ATGTGCGGAAGGTGTAATCGCCGCACAGAGAGCACGAAAAGTCTAACCATTCAAAGATTCCCTAAAATTCTCGTCATAC ACTTTAAGCGGTTTACTACATCAAGGTACTCAATCCGCAAAAGCACAGTGCCAGTGTTGTTCCCTGTTACCAATCTGGATATGGGACCCTTTGGACCAATTGACTCTG GCCCAGTGCTCTATGATTTGTACACTCTTTGCAACCACACTGGCACAGTGAACCTGGGGCACTACACAGCCGCATGTCAGGAAGAGGTtggctggtgcaattacaatgACTCATG TGTTACGCGAATATGTGAGGACCAGCTTCAGTCCAGTCAGGCATATCTGCTCTTCTACCAACTGAAAAACAGCACTGTCTCCagaaaataa